The proteins below are encoded in one region of Desulfobacterales bacterium:
- a CDS encoding response regulator, giving the protein MIKVLTIDDETVFRENIVAFLEDNDYQVIESDNGEDGLAKFRQEAPDIILCDLKMPRMDGFQVLEAVAREAPETPIIMISGTGAIHDVIESLRLGAWDYILKPIYDMGALEHAVNKALERARLIRENRQHREHLEAEVKKRTQEILDRTNELQAANRQLNAEINERKAVENRLKNSLNSLEKTIEGTISTISLIVEMRDPYTGGHQRHVAQLSRAIAREMNFSEEQLNGIYYAGLIHDIGKLAVPIEILVKPGRISKIEYMMIRTHPQAGWEILKEIEFPWPIAEIALQHHERLDGSGYPNGLSGDDILVESRIVAVADVLESMMFHRPYRESLGLDVALEEISQNRGRLYDAQAVDTCIKLFQEKNFSFNMTESKYQDEFFSSFFGRHHTNLT; this is encoded by the coding sequence ATGATTAAAGTCCTCACCATTGATGATGAAACCGTTTTTCGGGAAAATATCGTCGCTTTTCTCGAAGATAATGATTACCAGGTCATTGAAAGCGATAACGGCGAAGACGGCCTGGCCAAGTTCAGGCAGGAGGCGCCGGACATCATCCTGTGCGATCTGAAAATGCCCCGGATGGACGGCTTCCAGGTGCTTGAGGCGGTCGCCCGGGAGGCGCCTGAAACGCCCATCATCATGATTTCCGGCACCGGCGCCATTCATGACGTGATCGAGAGCCTCCGGCTGGGCGCCTGGGATTATATTTTAAAGCCCATCTATGACATGGGCGCGCTGGAGCATGCGGTGAACAAGGCCCTTGAAAGGGCGCGGCTCATCCGGGAAAACCGGCAGCATCGGGAGCATCTGGAGGCGGAAGTCAAAAAACGGACCCAGGAGATCCTGGACCGCACCAATGAGCTCCAGGCGGCCAACCGCCAGCTGAACGCGGAAATAAACGAGCGCAAGGCCGTGGAGAACCGGCTTAAGAACAGCCTGAACAGCCTTGAGAAAACCATCGAAGGCACCATCAGCACGATCTCGCTTATCGTTGAAATGCGCGATCCTTACACGGGCGGACATCAGCGGCATGTGGCCCAGCTTTCCCGGGCGATTGCCCGGGAAATGAATTTCTCGGAGGAGCAGCTAAATGGCATCTACTATGCCGGCCTGATCCATGATATCGGCAAACTGGCGGTGCCGATCGAGATTCTGGTGAAGCCGGGCCGGATTAGCAAGATTGAATACATGATGATCCGCACCCATCCGCAGGCCGGTTGGGAAATTTTAAAAGAAATCGAATTTCCCTGGCCGATTGCCGAAATTGCGCTTCAGCACCATGAACGCCTGGATGGCTCGGGATATCCCAACGGCCTTTCCGGAGATGATATCCTGGTGGAGTCGCGGATTGTGGCCGTGGCGGATGTGCTCGAATCCATGATGTTTCACCGGCCGTACCGGGAATCTTTGGGGCTTGATGTGGCATTGGAAGAAATTTCCCAAAACCGCGGCCGGTTATATGATGCGCAGGCGGTGGATACCTGCATTAAGCTGTTCCAGGAGAAGAACTTTTCTTTCAATATGACCGAGTCTAAATACCAGGACGAGTTTTTTTCCAGTTTTTTTGGCCGGCACCATACGAATCTGACCTAA
- a CDS encoding GGDEF domain-containing protein yields the protein MTFERHRINRRVIDDLKNRSTIGMYFYLAVTIAVLSVDGFYKRHLIFSIIFLSLMALIACFRVVQFKFYDKFDQINRRLNYCAFFTSVYATALTWGVGFAYFMIQPEDLTSKMIMLASTVGLDSGGVVAFMPSRRTSVVYNLIMLMPAALLMLFLQTNNIIVFLICLFAAYMILVAFRGNREYWDALENEHLLKLKSEEVEKISRVDVLTGLYNRRYFDEIFNVQWKAAARSAIPLSVIICDIDHFKPVNDTYGHLAGDAYLKKIAHVLSGIFQRDTDFIARYGGEEFVMLLLNHEGPDAVELAEKVRAEVERMTLFYYSHEIKTTISLGVATCVPRLAQNRENLFEEADKALYQAKNSGRNQVVFYEAQNSC from the coding sequence ATGACATTTGAGCGGCATCGTATCAACCGGCGCGTGATCGATGATCTTAAAAACCGGTCCACCATCGGCATGTATTTTTATCTGGCCGTCACCATTGCGGTGCTCTCTGTGGACGGGTTCTACAAACGGCACCTCATATTCTCCATCATTTTTCTCTCGCTAATGGCTCTCATCGCCTGTTTCCGGGTGGTGCAGTTTAAATTCTACGACAAATTCGACCAAATCAACCGGCGGCTCAACTACTGCGCGTTTTTTACGAGCGTATATGCCACAGCCCTTACCTGGGGGGTCGGGTTTGCCTATTTCATGATTCAGCCCGAGGATTTGACCTCCAAGATGATTATGCTGGCAAGCACGGTGGGGCTTGATTCCGGCGGCGTGGTCGCCTTTATGCCCTCCCGGCGCACTTCGGTTGTCTATAACCTGATCATGCTGATGCCGGCCGCCCTGCTGATGCTGTTTCTGCAGACCAATAATATCATCGTTTTTCTGATTTGCCTTTTTGCCGCCTATATGATCCTGGTGGCTTTCAGGGGCAACCGGGAATACTGGGACGCCTTGGAAAATGAGCACTTACTTAAATTAAAATCCGAAGAGGTCGAAAAAATCAGCCGGGTGGATGTGCTCACCGGCCTGTATAACCGCCGCTATTTTGATGAAATTTTCAATGTCCAGTGGAAGGCGGCGGCCCGAAGCGCCATTCCCTTGTCCGTTATCATCTGCGATATCGATCACTTCAAACCGGTCAACGACACCTACGGCCATCTGGCCGGGGACGCGTACCTGAAAAAAATTGCCCATGTCCTCTCCGGCATTTTTCAGCGGGATACGGATTTTATCGCCAGATACGGCGGCGAGGAGTTTGTGATGCTTCTTTTAAACCATGAAGGGCCGGATGCGGTGGAGCTGGCGGAAAAGGTCCGCGCTGAGGTTGAGCGCATGACGCTTTTTTATTACAGCCATGAAATAAAAACCACGATCAGCTTGGGTGTTGCCACGTGTGTGCCCCGGCTGGCGCAAAACCGGGAGAACCTGTTTGAGGAGGCGGATAAGGCCTTGTACCAGGCCAAAAACAGCGGCCGCAACCAGGTGGTGTTTTATGAGGCCCAAAACAGCTGTTAA
- a CDS encoding DUF5615 family PIN-like protein — MKFLADMGISPKTIFFLRDLGYEALHLHEEGLNRMADPAIMEKARNEGMVLLTHDLDFGDLVAASGARLPSVVVFRLRNMRPENVNRYLKRVLAEQERSLADGAIISITEGKFRVRPLPFNARFSSWHQ, encoded by the coding sequence ATGAAATTCCTGGCGGACATGGGCATTTCACCGAAGACAATCTTCTTTCTGCGAGATTTGGGCTACGAAGCCTTGCACCTACATGAAGAAGGGCTTAATCGGATGGCAGACCCGGCCATTATGGAAAAGGCCCGCAATGAAGGGATGGTTCTTTTGACCCATGATCTCGATTTTGGTGATTTGGTGGCAGCGAGCGGTGCCAGACTTCCCAGCGTTGTCGTCTTTCGCCTTCGGAATATGCGGCCTGAAAATGTCAATCGCTATTTGAAACGAGTCCTTGCTGAACAAGAACGATCCTTGGCAGACGGAGCTATCATAAGCATCACAGAAGGAAAATTTCGCGTACGTCCTTTACCTTTTAATGCCAGATTTAGCTCTTGGCACCAATGA
- a CDS encoding DUF433 domain-containing protein — translation MLGFDRITFNTNVMGGRACIRETRVTVSLVINLVANGMKVEEIIEAYPYLESEDIRQSLKYAAWLAEDAVYKIEPAAI, via the coding sequence ATGTTGGGATTTGATCGAATTACGTTTAACACAAATGTGATGGGGGGCCGGGCATGCATCCGGGAGACGCGAGTGACTGTATCCCTGGTTATCAATCTTGTGGCCAACGGCATGAAGGTAGAGGAAATCATTGAGGCATACCCTTATCTGGAATCTGAAGATATTCGGCAGTCCCTAAAATATGCCGCTTGGTTGGCGGAAGACGCTGTCTATAAAATAGAACCCGCTGCTATATGA
- a CDS encoding nicotinate phosphoribosyltransferase, whose amino-acid sequence MSYLPRSGPLLTDLYELTMAAGYFDHHIQDNAVFSLFIRDYPADRNYFVAAGLADVLAEFENYTFTESDLSYLKQTGFFTDAFIDYLKDFRFTGTVRAMPEGTVFFRDEPVIEVSAPLIQAQIIETLLINTIGFQTLIATKAARCLHAGEGRSLIDFSARRTHGGEASLKVARSSYLAGFAGTSNVLAGKLYGIPVSGTMAHSFVTAFDTEIEAFRAFAETYPENSVLLIDTYDTIQGAENAVKIAGEMAQKGRKLIGVRLDSGDMVDLSRRVRQILDNAGLKDVKIFASSGFDEHKIARVIEAGAKIDAFGVGTKLGVSADAPYFDIVYKMVHFRNRDIRKLSPGKVNLAGEKQVFRKTDQNGMYVEDIIGLKDEAAPAGCRPLLETVMEGGERTLPETSLEDIRNRVKTNLSKLNEPYTSLTGAQVFPVKISERLRQVQSN is encoded by the coding sequence ATGTCTTACTTACCCCGATCCGGACCGCTGTTAACCGATCTCTATGAACTGACCATGGCAGCGGGCTATTTTGACCACCATATCCAGGATAATGCCGTATTTTCCCTTTTTATCCGGGATTATCCGGCAGACCGCAACTATTTCGTGGCCGCCGGCCTGGCAGATGTGCTGGCTGAATTTGAAAATTACACCTTTACAGAGAGCGATCTCAGCTATCTCAAACAAACCGGTTTTTTCACGGATGCATTTATTGACTATTTAAAGGATTTCCGGTTTACCGGCACGGTGCGTGCCATGCCCGAAGGCACGGTATTTTTCAGGGACGAACCCGTAATCGAGGTTTCCGCTCCGCTCATTCAGGCCCAGATCATTGAGACGCTTTTAATTAATACCATTGGATTTCAAACCCTGATCGCCACCAAGGCGGCCCGGTGCCTGCATGCCGGCGAAGGCCGGAGTCTCATCGATTTCTCGGCCCGCCGCACCCACGGGGGCGAAGCCTCCCTTAAAGTGGCCAGAAGCTCTTATCTGGCGGGATTTGCCGGCACCAGCAACGTGCTGGCCGGCAAACTCTACGGCATCCCGGTATCCGGGACCATGGCCCACTCCTTTGTGACCGCCTTTGACACGGAAATCGAAGCGTTCCGGGCCTTTGCCGAAACCTACCCGGAAAATTCCGTGCTTTTGATCGACACCTATGATACGATTCAAGGCGCTGAAAATGCGGTTAAAATTGCCGGGGAAATGGCCCAGAAAGGCCGGAAACTGATCGGCGTGCGCTTAGACAGCGGGGACATGGTGGACTTGAGCCGCCGCGTTCGGCAGATTCTGGACAACGCCGGACTGAAAGACGTTAAAATATTTGCCTCAAGCGGGTTTGACGAACATAAAATCGCCCGGGTCATCGAAGCCGGGGCTAAAATCGACGCATTCGGCGTGGGCACCAAACTGGGGGTCTCGGCGGATGCCCCGTATTTTGATATTGTCTACAAAATGGTCCATTTCAGGAACCGGGACATCCGCAAGCTGAGCCCCGGCAAGGTCAACCTGGCGGGTGAAAAACAGGTATTCCGAAAAACCGATCAAAACGGCATGTATGTTGAGGATATCATCGGCTTAAAAGATGAAGCAGCGCCGGCAGGCTGCCGGCCGCTGCTGGAGACCGTGATGGAAGGCGGAGAGCGGACGCTGCCTGAAACAAGTCTTGAAGATATCCGCAATAGGGTCAAAACCAATCTATCCAAGCTTAACGAGCCTTATACCTCTCTGACAGGGGCACAGGTGTTTCCGGTAAAAATAAGCGAGCGGTTGCGCCAGGTTCAAAGCAATTAG
- a CDS encoding response regulator, translating to MGHSEIKILVVDDEEVVNANLQAFLEDEGFTVYTAASGEAALQLLDRQAVDVGIIDMRLPGMDGNTLILNAHQKQPLMKFLIHTGSTNYALPQALLDIGLTKAQVFRKPLSDLSVLTPMINQLSNMEKRDD from the coding sequence ATGGGGCATTCAGAGATTAAAATTCTGGTGGTTGATGACGAAGAAGTGGTCAATGCCAACCTGCAAGCCTTTCTTGAAGATGAGGGGTTTACGGTCTATACCGCAGCCAGCGGTGAGGCGGCGCTTCAACTCTTGGATCGCCAGGCCGTTGATGTGGGCATTATCGACATGCGGCTGCCCGGTATGGACGGCAATACCCTGATTTTAAACGCCCATCAGAAACAGCCCTTGATGAAATTTCTGATTCATACCGGGTCAACCAACTATGCCCTGCCGCAGGCCCTGCTTGATATCGGTTTGACCAAAGCGCAGGTGTTTCGAAAACCCCTTTCGGATTTATCCGTATTGACCCCTATGATCAATCAACTGAGTAACATGGAAAAACGCGATGATTAA
- a CDS encoding ATP-binding protein produces the protein MADGGHIIYFNFYTIGALIPVVFHFLITVFFLSIPEKSRATLHLGIAFLFITLFNLAYVLAASVYHPMAAYHRWLTVGVIMLAETHYTLFLFNYPHPGRLKTERLIQIPHYLISFLMTGVFMWVSFKSGVIYHFDGHYWDFTADDISKLVGIVIGLYLVPFTGIFIYKMTKIRGRERWVIFFMGIAYLVGSLIPAIANAISREGLIDRQFFQIIWAMVNIFGFFFLAIIYINNTRDQSTFMAKIAGISMVTFLVLLQGVSYFALNDKEQAYDEIHRQMNHRIVSAGDNYQPPQLAYVTAYDAKARQATVEYQDKGLRLDTRRIKQDLENAWFFKKISETHGKGRLRRLLTGTWRKSGHLAGYIRSLGAFAAGQPDGLTSTAIQAYIEKLEFYVGYYRRKVRNMPAQGVRKAVGAFLDSNKATLSNFNITLWNHLAKSESHGNALKSEILAYLQPLRPSGERFYRKLPADSPHVVAFVHHAGDSNRIYELGFSYDGYRHYIHPAAAKMILLLFGLILFALVGFRLFFLGTFIHPMRMLVDGVKRVNWGDLNVSIPVRAGDEIGYLTQAFNRMVGSIKESNRELNDTRLYLKNIFDSMPSMLIGVDHQGRVTHWNQEAERITRLAEDRARGEAIEKLIPQFAEYLENVHAAINHRKSQKIEKVAYQLGGETRYSDIVVYPLTANGVKGAVVRVDDITSRVRFEEMMVQSEKMASVGGLAAGMAHEINNPLGGIMMAAQNIERRFSPALKKNHEVAEEVGTEMTAISAYMEKRGISKMLAGILEMGQRASNIVANMLNFSRKSETRRSSQNINQLIDETIELAANDYNLKKQYDFRHIEISRDYEPGLPMILCIRTEIQQVFLNLLKNAAQAMAEKTYESESPQIRIRTARAGDMVRVEVADNGPGMPDSVRKRIFEPFFTTKDVGTGTGLGLSVSYFIVTKNHEGQMEVSARAGKGTRFIIKLPAAE, from the coding sequence TTGGCAGACGGCGGCCATATCATATATTTCAATTTTTACACCATCGGCGCCCTTATTCCGGTGGTTTTCCATTTTCTGATCACGGTCTTTTTTCTGTCCATTCCGGAAAAATCCCGGGCCACCCTTCACCTGGGCATTGCCTTTCTTTTCATCACCCTGTTTAATTTGGCCTATGTTCTCGCCGCCAGCGTCTACCACCCCATGGCCGCCTACCACCGTTGGCTGACCGTGGGCGTCATCATGCTGGCGGAAACCCATTACACCCTGTTTTTGTTCAATTATCCCCATCCGGGGCGGCTGAAGACCGAGCGGCTGATTCAAATCCCCCATTATCTGATTTCCTTTCTAATGACCGGCGTCTTCATGTGGGTGAGTTTCAAGTCAGGGGTGATCTATCATTTTGACGGGCATTACTGGGATTTTACCGCGGATGATATCAGCAAGCTCGTGGGCATTGTCATCGGGCTCTATCTGGTGCCCTTTACCGGGATTTTTATTTACAAAATGACCAAAATCCGCGGCCGGGAGCGCTGGGTGATTTTTTTTATGGGCATCGCCTATCTGGTGGGCTCATTGATTCCGGCCATTGCCAATGCCATCAGCCGGGAGGGGCTGATCGACCGCCAGTTTTTCCAGATCATCTGGGCCATGGTCAATATCTTCGGCTTCTTCTTTCTGGCCATTATCTATATTAACAACACGCGGGACCAGTCCACGTTTATGGCCAAAATCGCAGGCATCAGCATGGTAACCTTCCTGGTCCTTCTTCAGGGGGTCAGCTATTTTGCCTTAAATGACAAGGAGCAGGCCTATGATGAAATTCATCGGCAGATGAACCACCGGATTGTCTCGGCAGGCGACAACTATCAGCCGCCCCAGCTCGCCTACGTGACTGCCTATGATGCCAAAGCCCGTCAAGCCACCGTCGAGTATCAGGATAAGGGGCTGCGCCTGGACACGCGCCGGATAAAACAGGATTTGGAAAACGCCTGGTTTTTCAAAAAAATCAGCGAAACTCATGGGAAGGGCCGGCTTCGGCGCTTGTTAACCGGCACATGGCGGAAAAGCGGGCATTTGGCCGGCTACATTCGCAGTTTGGGCGCATTTGCGGCCGGACAGCCGGACGGGCTGACATCAACAGCCATCCAGGCCTATATTGAAAAGCTTGAGTTTTATGTGGGCTATTACCGCAGAAAAGTCCGGAATATGCCGGCGCAGGGGGTCCGAAAAGCGGTCGGCGCATTTCTGGACAGCAACAAGGCCACGCTTTCAAATTTTAATATCACCCTGTGGAATCATCTGGCAAAAAGTGAATCCCATGGCAATGCCCTGAAATCGGAAATTCTGGCCTATCTCCAGCCCCTGCGGCCATCCGGGGAGCGGTTTTACCGTAAACTTCCGGCCGATTCTCCGCATGTGGTCGCATTTGTTCACCATGCAGGGGATTCCAACCGCATCTATGAACTGGGATTTAGTTATGACGGCTACCGGCATTATATCCATCCGGCGGCCGCCAAGATGATTCTCCTGCTTTTCGGGTTGATCCTGTTTGCGCTGGTGGGATTCCGGCTGTTTTTTCTGGGTACCTTTATTCACCCGATGCGCATGCTGGTGGACGGCGTAAAACGCGTCAACTGGGGGGATTTAAACGTTTCGATTCCCGTGCGGGCCGGTGATGAGATCGGGTATCTCACCCAGGCGTTTAACCGGATGGTAGGTTCCATTAAGGAGTCCAACCGGGAGCTGAATGATACCCGGCTCTATCTCAAAAATATCTTTGACTCCATGCCGTCCATGCTGATCGGCGTCGATCATCAGGGCCGGGTGACCCACTGGAACCAGGAGGCTGAGCGGATTACCCGGCTGGCGGAGGATCGGGCCCGGGGTGAGGCCATTGAAAAACTGATTCCCCAGTTTGCCGAATACCTGGAGAACGTGCATGCGGCCATTAATCACCGGAAATCGCAGAAAATCGAGAAAGTCGCCTACCAGCTGGGAGGCGAGACCCGGTATTCGGATATTGTGGTCTATCCGCTGACCGCCAACGGGGTTAAGGGCGCGGTGGTGCGGGTGGATGACATCACCTCGCGGGTGCGGTTTGAGGAAATGATGGTGCAGTCCGAAAAAATGGCGTCGGTGGGCGGTCTGGCCGCGGGCATGGCCCATGAAATCAATAATCCGCTGGGCGGCATCATGATGGCCGCGCAGAATATCGAACGCCGGTTTTCCCCGGCTTTGAAAAAGAATCACGAGGTGGCGGAAGAAGTGGGCACCGAGATGACAGCCATCTCCGCATATATGGAGAAACGGGGCATTTCAAAGATGCTTGCCGGTATCCTCGAGATGGGCCAGCGGGCCTCGAATATTGTCGCCAATATGCTTAATTTCAGCCGGAAAAGCGAAACCCGGCGATCGTCCCAGAATATCAACCAATTGATTGATGAGACCATTGAGCTGGCGGCCAATGACTATAATCTAAAAAAGCAGTATGATTTCCGGCATATTGAGATCTCCCGGGATTATGAGCCCGGTCTGCCGATGATTCTCTGCATCCGCACCGAAATTCAGCAGGTGTTTTTAAATCTTTTAAAGAATGCCGCCCAGGCCATGGCGGAAAAAACCTATGAATCGGAATCACCGCAGATTCGGATCCGCACGGCCAGGGCAGGTGATATGGTGCGGGTGGAGGTGGCGGATAACGGCCCCGGAATGCCCGATTCGGTGCGCAAACGGATATTCGAGCCCTTTTTCACCACCAAGGATGTGGGAACCGGCACAGGGCTCGGCCTGTCGGTTTCCTATTTTATCGTGACCAAAAATCACGAGGGGCAGATGGAAGTCAGCGCCCGGGCCGGCAAAGGGACCCGGTTTATCATTAAACTGCCAGCGGCGGAGTAA
- a CDS encoding electron transfer flavoprotein subunit beta/FixA family protein encodes MNILVCVKAVPDFDRIIASENIYDEPPDPLKAVDDDTELSMNRFDESAVEEAVLIKEKFGKTHIDIVSCGPDGARKAVKRGIGMGADKGMHIKADYARACDAMQTARAIAAIASEKPYNLILTGVMSEDMMQFQVGPMLAACLDIPWASAVVRADLDPEKSLISVEQEREGGARALIELDLPALVTIQTGINIPRYPSLSNMLRANKTGISEIAMDSLDIGGKSYNVSGYAPPEKKRAGQVIDGTPEEKAKKLIHMLKQKSLLS; translated from the coding sequence ATGAACATCCTGGTCTGCGTGAAGGCGGTGCCGGATTTTGACCGGATCATCGCTTCAGAGAACATATATGACGAACCGCCGGATCCCTTGAAGGCGGTGGATGATGACACGGAACTTTCCATGAACCGCTTTGATGAGTCAGCCGTGGAAGAGGCGGTGTTAATCAAGGAAAAGTTCGGCAAAACCCATATTGACATCGTCTCATGCGGCCCGGACGGTGCCCGGAAAGCCGTCAAGCGGGGCATCGGCATGGGCGCTGACAAGGGCATGCACATTAAGGCCGATTACGCCCGGGCCTGCGATGCCATGCAGACCGCCCGGGCCATTGCAGCGATCGCATCGGAAAAACCCTATAATCTGATTTTAACCGGGGTGATGTCTGAAGACATGATGCAGTTTCAGGTCGGCCCCATGCTGGCCGCCTGCCTGGATATCCCCTGGGCCTCCGCAGTGGTCAGGGCTGATCTTGATCCGGAAAAATCGCTGATTTCTGTTGAGCAGGAACGCGAGGGCGGGGCCAGGGCCCTGATCGAATTGGACCTGCCGGCCCTTGTCACGATCCAGACCGGGATCAATATCCCCCGCTATCCGAGTCTCTCCAATATGCTCCGGGCCAATAAAACCGGCATCTCGGAAATCGCCATGGATTCGCTTGATATAGGGGGTAAAAGCTATAACGTGTCGGGCTATGCGCCGCCTGAGAAAAAACGGGCCGGGCAAGTGATCGACGGCACGCCGGAGGAGAAGGCCAAAAAACTCATCCATATGCTGAAACAAAAATCGCTGCTTTCCTAA
- a CDS encoding DUF4926 domain-containing protein, whose product MTLKLLETVVLEKNLPEQGLKCGDIGAVVELYEPEGIEVEFVAGSGRTQALVTLRLADVRPIGDTEILSVRSLSAA is encoded by the coding sequence ATGACCCTTAAACTATTAGAAACAGTGGTTTTGGAAAAAAATTTGCCGGAACAAGGGTTAAAGTGCGGAGATATCGGCGCAGTTGTGGAACTATACGAACCAGAGGGGATTGAAGTAGAGTTTGTTGCGGGTTCTGGCAGAACGCAGGCGCTTGTTACCCTTAGGTTAGCCGACGTGCGCCCTATCGGGGATACGGAAATTCTGTCCGTGCGATCATTAAGTGCAGCTTAA
- the queF gene encoding preQ(1) synthase, giving the protein MTDQENYPLPYEIRSPDTIQTDLLNILDYDYRGRRDIEISIRHPEYTSVCPMTGLPDMGTITITYVPDQTIVELKSLKYYLLQYRNVGIFYENIVNRILDDLAGALSPKKMTVTGEFTSRGGLTSRVEAVYVKETG; this is encoded by the coding sequence ATGACCGATCAGGAGAATTACCCGCTGCCGTATGAGATCCGATCGCCGGATACCATCCAAACGGATCTTTTAAATATATTGGATTATGATTACCGGGGACGCCGCGACATTGAAATCAGCATCCGGCACCCCGAGTACACGTCGGTCTGCCCCATGACCGGGCTGCCGGATATGGGCACCATCACCATCACCTATGTGCCGGATCAAACCATTGTGGAACTAAAGTCCCTGAAATATTATCTGCTGCAATACCGGAATGTGGGAATCTTTTATGAAAATATCGTAAACCGCATTCTGGATGATCTGGCCGGGGCGCTTTCGCCAAAAAAAATGACGGTCACCGGCGAGTTCACCAGCCGGGGCGGGCTTACATCCCGGGTGGAGGCGGTTTACGTGAAGGAGACTGGATGA
- a CDS encoding hemerythrin domain-containing protein, translated as MTNVSKIDNTIAKLSQEHKLIADYVAKFSKGKAEKDKTFFAQLNQFIGFLKKDLIKHFELEEHVFFPAAINGSVSYDTALVVLGFQKEHGILEKELEAILSRENEIAPGKVDAALIRDLSSFFEKLKVHAKRELIELFPLIDENSRCKALVKQYLDTEKAGP; from the coding sequence ATGACAAATGTCAGCAAAATTGATAACACCATTGCCAAACTCTCCCAGGAACACAAATTAATTGCCGACTATGTGGCCAAATTTTCAAAAGGCAAGGCTGAAAAAGACAAGACCTTTTTTGCGCAGCTCAATCAGTTTATCGGATTTTTAAAAAAGGACCTGATAAAGCATTTTGAACTCGAGGAGCACGTGTTCTTCCCGGCGGCGATCAACGGCAGCGTATCCTATGACACGGCCCTGGTGGTGCTGGGATTTCAAAAAGAGCACGGTATTTTGGAAAAAGAACTGGAGGCCATTTTATCCCGGGAAAATGAGATTGCCCCGGGCAAAGTAGACGCCGCCCTGATTCGCGATTTGAGCTCCTTTTTTGAAAAGCTGAAAGTCCATGCGAAAAGGGAATTGATCGAACTCTTTCCCCTGATCGATGAAAACAGCCGCTGCAAAGCCCTGGTCAAACAATACCTTGACACGGAAAAGGCGGGCCCGTGA